A DNA window from Naumovozyma dairenensis CBS 421 chromosome 8, complete genome contains the following coding sequences:
- the ALG13 gene encoding N-acetylglucosaminyldiphosphodolichol N-acetylglucosaminyltransferase catalytic subunit ALG13 (similar to Saccharomyces cerevisiae ALG13 (YGL047W); ancestral locus Anc_4.58), with amino-acid sequence MTVGKTLFVTCGATVPFPDLVECVINEKFIVEIIKNGYTRLVVQFGTGYESTFLTLLSGLNIANCTATLSDSKKIPNGDFSIYGSNKTPVCRTFNKTNGHDEVFSIVGFGISMNVEQYIKDNVDLVISHAGTGSILDSLKLKKPLIVCVNTSLMDNHQEQIANKFGSMGYVLACHPKLDELIEKFDESQVYEFKEFPTSKNVKFENLLKTLAYK; translated from the coding sequence atGACAGTTGGTAAAACTTTGTTCGTTACGTGTGGTGCGACAGTTCCATTTCCTGACCTAGTTGAATGTGTCATTAACGAAAAATTCATCgttgaaattattaaaaacGGATATACTCGTTTAGTAGTACAATTTGGAACAGGTTATGAATCCACATTCTTGACGCTTTTGTCTGGTCTTAATATTGCTAATTGTACTGCTACATTATCCGATAGCAAGAAGATACCGAACGGTGATTTTTCGATATATGGTTCAAACAAAACTCCTGTTTGTAGAACATTTAATAAAACCAATGGCCATGACGAGGTATTCAGTATTGTAGGTTTTGGAATATCTATGAACGTTGAGCAATATATCAAAGATAACGTCGATCTTGTTATATCACATGCTGGTACTGGTTCCATTCTGGACTCcttaaaattgaaaaaaccACTAATAGTTTGTGTCAATACTTCCTTAATGGATAACCATCAAGAACAAATAGCCAATAAATTTGGATCAATGGGATATGTGTTGGCATGTCATCCaaaattagatgaattgattgagaaatttgatgaatCCCAGGTttatgaatttaaagaattccCTACAAGCAAAAATGTAAAGTTTGAGAACTTATTGAAAACTCTGGCATATAAATAA